DNA from Elephas maximus indicus isolate mEleMax1 chromosome 18, mEleMax1 primary haplotype, whole genome shotgun sequence:
AAGGTCACAAAGTAATTCAATTAAATACttcaggtttgttgttgttattaggtgccattgagtcagttctaagtcatagcaaccccatgtacaacagaacaaaacactgcctggtcctgtgccattctcaaaattgttgctatgtttgagcccattgttgcagccccgtGAATTTGAAGTTATTTCTAATTTAGCTGAATAATTAGATGGTTCATATTTaatacttttaaataaataaaatgtttagtgAGTTCCTTTTGATGTTTTTGGAAAAATTGATTTCAATATTGTGGAAAAATAAATCCATTTTGACCATAGAATTTTTATGATTAGTATCTTCAGTTGAAATGTTCTACTATCACTAGATAATGAGATAACTttgtaaagcaaaacaaaatttgtTCTAAAAAATCCTAAGACTATTTAAAAGGTTTTAGAAAACTAAAGTATAAAGGCAAGcttactttattttattaattataagCTATTGTGATAGAAAATTCTATAATTTTCCAAGGAAACAAATATAGTAGACAAGATttcacaacatgattgatgtaattagtGTCATTAAATTGTATACTTGAAAAATCTTCAATTGGCAAGTATTGTgttacatatggagccctggtgctacagtggataagagcttggctgttacccaaaaaggtcagcagttcaaatccaccagctgctacttggatactcgatggggcagttctactctgtccgaaagggttgctgtgagttggaatcaactcaacagcagtgagttttgtttttttcatttagtgttacatatacatttataacaatttttaaaaagtcaattcaAGCAATAGAAAGATACCTAACTTTTTTGAAATAGATTTTGAATAATGTCCTTTGTAGGTTCTTCTTCAAAGTTAATAATCTCAATTTGCAGAGGCCACAGCGGTCACTTAGCATCATTGGTAGGATACTGAAAACAAGATCACTTGTCCCAGGTGATCAGGGTGGAGCTAAGATTTGAATCAGTTCTGCCTTTTTATGAGAACATTTTACAGCTCCCTTCACAGAAGTATCAAAGTGTTTGCAATCTAGTAAACAAATTGTGCATACACATATAATAAACTCAATGGAGATTAAACATGAGAAACTCTGGATTATGCTGGGTATATAACATATGCTTAAGGTTCAGAAAATGGAGATCAGTGTGGTCTGGGTTTTTTAGTTAAAACTTTATTAAGTAGCATTATATGTAAATTACGCCTTAACTAAAACATTGAAAGGATATAGATAtttgttcaaagtgtcaaatatCTACATTTGAAATAATGATTTGTAAGAGATAATGGCGTGGGTAGAGTCAGTATTTACGGAAATGAGTTTTGAGCTAGAAGTGAGGGATGAGGGAGTTAAACAATGGGTAGACAGAGTAAGAAAGCCTGAAGATGCATTGGTGAATGTGGGAAATAAGGATCGAGGTGGATCAGGTTACAGAGAAACTTATATGTCATCCTAAAGAATTAGAATTtatcttagagacacaaatattaAAGTCTTCCTGGCAGCAGAGTGTTGCATCTGGCAATACATGAAGTGATAACCACTGAACTTCAACAAAGATAAGTAGATCTGGAAATGACCAGGAGAATGTGACCTGAAATAAGTAATCAAATAATAGAAAGTTTCTGTCTGACAAGTGTCTCTACAGAACAAACTGGAGAGGATACAAAATGGATGTTTAACAATTCTTATAATATTATCAGAATTATTACAGTATGATCACCAAATCTCAGAATATTAGAATGACTGGAGATCTTTAAGGCTGCAAATGCAAAGTAtccagataaagaagaaaaatattgataTTGCATTTAAAACTAGTCTCAGAAAATTTGCTCCATCATAGCAAAATGGATTAATAGAAATATGAAGATGGTATACATCAATTAACTTATTAAGAAAATTGATGAAATTTTACTTCTCTAGTTTTCCAAAGtaactttttttaaatagataactCCTTTACACTTAGTGACCTTTGTGCACCTTCTAAATTATAAATTTATTACACAGGTAGTACCCTATTTTAAAACATTCATTCCACTGgaatagtatattaaaaaaatatttcctcaatggagaaaaatatacataatttatACTGGAAAATGGACCTTAAGTACACTTTAAGAATCATCAGTACAAAAATTGACATTGCAATATTTGAGAACATTAGATCCAGGGTACTCTATTTGTTCACTGTTTTGTATAAATTCATAAACACAGATCTTTTCACGGCAAgcatattcctggaattatcaaaaTATTCTTGTGAATCTTCAACTTCAGTGCTTGAAGTCATATAAGATGACACTTTAGAGGAACTAATGTTTCCTAGAAGTATGTGTGCCTGCATTTCAGAGACAGGAGGGAAAGCTTGAGGAAGTGGCCCTACCCCCAGTTGTTGTTGAGAAATTCAAAGGGAAAATTAAACACACTCTAAATTAGAATCCTATCTCTCCATATTTTTGATCTCAACAGAGAAAGTAGAGATGAAAAAGGacaatcaatccatgacaaatgagTTTATCCTCATAGGATTTATGGATCACCCAGACTTGAAGACCCTTCTATTTGTGGTGTTCTTTGCTATTTATTTGATCACCATGGTGGGGAATCTTGGTTTCGTGGCACTGATTTTCATGGAACGCCgtctccacacacccatgtacatcTTTCTGGGCAACCTGGCTCTGATGGATTCCTGCTGTTCCTGTGCCATTACCCCCAAGATGTTAGAAGACTTCTTTTCTGAGGACAGAATGATTTCCCTCTATGAATGCATGgcacaattttattttctctgcctTGCTGAAACTGCAGACTGCTTTCTCCTGGCAGcaatggcctatgatcgctatgtggcaATATGTAGCCCACTGCAGTACCACACCATGATGTCAAAGAAACTCTGCATTCAGATGATCACAGGGGCCTACACAACTGGGAACCTGCACTCCCTTATTCATGTAGTACTTCTATTAAGGTTAACCTTTTGTGGATCTCATCaaatcaatcactttttttgCGATGTTCTTCCATTATACAGACTCTCCTGTGTTGACCCATATATCAATGAACTAATGATACTTATTTTTGCAGGGTCCGTTCAAATCTCCACTATTACCATAGTCCTTATCTCTTATCTTTGCATCCTTTTCactattttcaaaatgaaatccaAAGAGGGAAGAAGCAAAGCTTTGTCTACTTGTGCGTctcactttctctctgtctcaataTTCTATGGTTCTTTTCTCTTTGTGTACATTCGGCCAAGTTCAGTTAAAGAAGGAGATAAAGATATGCCAGTTGCTGTTTTTTATACTCTAGTTATTCCTTTATTAAATCCTTTTATCTACAGTCTAAGAAATAAAGAAGTAATAAACATTTATGAAAAGAATCATGAAAAGAAAACCTCATAACATTATGAAATAAATATCATTCCCTCTTACAAACTGATTTTAATGAGATAAAGTTTTTTCAAAATCAAGGATACTGAGAAATGGAAAATTGGACACTTTGTGTATCATATATTAAATCACTAAGCCATGATGATTTTTAAGTCAAATAATGTATAAATGGCTAAATAAGGTCATGAAGGAAGGATTCTGCAAAAATGTATTTCAAAATCTAAACTACAAGTGTCTCTAGGAGTGACTTAAGTGACTACACCTAAGGTCACAAATTGCATCAGAGTGGAATTAGCTACAATTTTCAACATATCCAAC
Protein-coding regions in this window:
- the LOC126061560 gene encoding olfactory receptor 5K1-like, with the translated sequence MKKDNQSMTNEFILIGFMDHPDLKTLLFVVFFAIYLITMVGNLGFVALIFMERRLHTPMYIFLGNLALMDSCCSCAITPKMLEDFFSEDRMISLYECMAQFYFLCLAETADCFLLAAMAYDRYVAICSPLQYHTMMSKKLCIQMITGAYTTGNLHSLIHVVLLLRLTFCGSHQINHFFCDVLPLYRLSCVDPYINELMILIFAGSVQISTITIVLISYLCILFTIFKMKSKEGRSKALSTCASHFLSVSIFYGSFLFVYIRPSSVKEGDKDMPVAVFYTLVIPLLNPFIYSLRNKEVINIYEKNHEKKTS